The stretch of DNA AATGGCGCTCAGTTTTTTGGTTCGATGATCGCGGATTTGAATGGTAGCGTGATCGCTGTTGGCGTACAAAACCCGATATCACAATGACGGTGAGTCTAATGCGAGTATTAATGACCTTTCTTGTGGCGATAAATTGCTTCATTGTGCCTGTGCGTGGTCAAACTATCCATGTGTTCGAGATTTATGATACGCATGACCGCGTTGCAGGTCCTTTCATAGAGGTGGCGGCCGAGCAAATCGAACAATTCACCTCGACGGCCGTTCCAGATGCATTGGGTAAAGCCTACCGAACGGTGCGAAAAGTATACTCCGGGTCGAGCTTTGAGATAGATGGCCTAAGAGATTATTTGAGATCAGTAGAAATGTTTGGAGCCCGGGATATTGTTCTGCTATTTTACATTGGTCATGGTGCGGACGACCCACATTCCCGGCTCCCTATGTTGTGGTTGCCCGACAGAGCTTCTGGGCAGACTCAATACGCCGCACAGACAATTGTTGACGAACTAAGGGCCCGCCGACCTCGAACCTTGATTGCGGTTTTCGAAGCATGCAACGTCGACGACAACATAGTTCCACCGTCGCCTGGGACTGTCGCCACCTTCGATCCAAATCAAGTTCGATCCATCTTGTCCAACAGTTTTGGAATTGCGATCGCAAGCGCGCAAGAAGGTCAATATAGTTTCGTAAGTTCCTCGGGGGGCATTTTTTCAAACAAGTTCCTTGGCTTATTTCGAGCGGGATCAAGCTTAACATTATCTTCCTTCATCGCCGCTGCCGGCTCTGGAATCAAGATAGATCTGCCGAGACAACCAATTCAACGACCTTGGGTTGAACGCTTATGGTAGCGACTTACATGTTTCGGCTTCTTCTCATGCTCGCGGTTTGTGGAGCAGCGAATGCGCAGCAGAATATCGGTCTCGTGGACCAGGAGGCCGTTTGCAATGGAGCGATGGCAGGATCTCCAAACTTGATAGCTGCCCGCTACGCGATTTTGGGTCTTTCTGGTGTCCCAAGGGAACTAAGCAAAGAGGTCGTTCCGAATTGGCGTGAATTCCTGTCTTTGGCGCACAAACAGTTAGAGGAACGTTTTTCGTTGGGATCTCAGATCGCGATCGCAAAGAGACTTCCCTTCGTTGACCAACCAGGTGTTCTATTCAATCCTGGTTGCTTCTCTAAATCTGCTATGTCCGTGGTTCTTTCTCAGGATTTCATTGAATTCTCATTTGATAGTCAACACTCAGAAAGAGCGGCCTTAAGTATAGCTATACTTTTCCACGAAATGGGCCATGCGTTTGCTTGGGTTCGTAAATTACACGATGGCCAAGACGTTGAGCTTGCCCGCGATTTGCTGAAGACTCCGCGCGAATACGAACTTTTTGCCGATTACTTTGCCGGATATGCCTTCTTTTTTTGGCACCATTGGATTCGAGATAACTTAAATGCAAAGCACCCAACATTAGGTGAAACTTTAGCTTTTATATCAGCTTTTGACTACTTTGTTTGGACTTTCAAATATTTTGGATGCTATGTTAAGGCGGCGTCTCATGGTGACTTCAACCAACGGCAAAAGGCATTTATAGAAGGGGCCCTTGAGGCGGAAAGGACGGGCAAGCGCGTGCTCAAGGCGATTTCGGACTCCGATATCGAACTCTTAATTTCACGCGGTAGAGCTTTTGTGAGAACCTTAGCACTCCAGAGAATGCGGGAGATCCCTCGAGACAGGTGTAATTAGTGGTTCGATTTTTTTAAGATCTGAACGGTGACTGGGAAGTGGCCCCGGACCCTGACAGCCCGCCTGAGCTTGGCATGCGGGGCCCCGATGGCGTTGGCGGTGTAGGCGAACCACCGGACGTCGCGGGTCAGCGCATCACTCGATAGCCTGCGTAGCCGTCGACCTGCAGCGTGCCGACGAAGCCCTTGAGGTGGCGGACGATGGCCTCGCTCTTGCGGTCCGGCGCGTAGAGGTAGGCGACGCCGGGCGGGTCGCACCCGCCCCAGGGACGATCGTCGCGGGCATAGGCAAAGAGCCGACCGGTCTTGGTGCGGCCGCGGCCGGATCGAGCACCGGCGCCGTCGTTTCATAGGCAAAGAGCTTGTCCGACGCCTTCAGACGCTCGAACAGCCGCGCATGGACAGGCCTCAAGTGAAAGGCGGCCTTGCCCACCCAGTCCGCGAGTGTCGAGCGGTCCAGGCGGATGGTAAGACCGTATGTCCGCGGAGCCAGAGTGGCTCGCCCTAGACTGCACCTTCGAGGATTGCTCAGAGAGGCCGAGCCTATCTTCACTGCAGGAGGACGAGCCGTGGGTCACTGTAGCGAGATTTTCGTAGGGATCGACGTGTCGAAGGCGCGGAACGCCATTGCTGTGGCGGACGGGGAGCGCGGCAGCGAGGTGCGCTTCCTCGGAGAGGTGGATGTGGCCTTGGAGAGTATGCGCCAGGTCGTGAAGCGGATTACAGCGAAGTGCGAGCGGGCGCACTTCTGTTATGAGGCTGGTCCAACCGGCTACGGGTTGCACCGGCTGATCACCTCGATGGGTCACCGTTGCTCGGTCGTGGCGCCATCGTTGATTCCGAGAAGCCCTGGCGATCGGGTGAAGACCAACCGGCGAGACGCCGTTGGTTTGGCCAGGCTCCTGCGCGCCGGCGAGTTGACCGCCGTGTGGGTGCCAGACGAAAGCCATGAGGCGATGCGGGACCTGGTTCGGGCTCGTGCCGCCGCCGTCGAGACCCAACGCGGGCATCGCCAGCTGGTCAGCAGCTTTATGCTCAAGCATGGCCGCGTGTATTCGCGTCCAAAGTGCTGGACCATGCGCTATTTGAGATGGTTGCAAGAGCAGAAGTTCGACCACCCTGCCCATCAGATCGCACTGCAGGAGATGGTGGAGGCAGTCAGAACGTCAAAGGAACGCGTGCTACGGCTCGAGGCGGCGATCGAACAGTTTCTGCCGCAGTGGTCGTTAGCACCTGTTGTCCAAGCGCTGCAGGCCTTGAGGGGGATCGACTTGATCGTCGCTGCGACCTTCGTCAGCGAGATTGGTGATATCGCCCGCTTCGAGAGCCCCCGCCAATTAATGGCTTATCTCGGCCTCGTACCCAGTGAGCACTCGACTGGCGACACCGTCAGGCGCGGCTCGATCACCAAGGCCGGCAACGGGCGGGTACGGCACATGCTGGTCGAGAGCGCCTGGACCTACCGCATCCGCCGCGGGTCGGTGCGAAGAAGCTCTACAAACTGGAGCAGGTCTCCCCAGCCGTGCGCGAGATCGCCTGGAAGGCACAGACCCGGTTGACGGGACGCTATCGAGCGCTAAGCGCCAAAGGCAAGAAGACGACGATCGTCTGCACCGCCATCGCGCGCGAGTTGGTCGGCTTCATGTGGTTCATCGGACAGCAGATGCGCGCCGCCTGATCGGCGTGCCGCAGACTGCGGCAGGTTCATAGATCACGCACAGGCGGGGGCGGGGCCGCGGCAGGGGAACTCCCATCAGACGCTTTGTGGCCGGCTCGCTCCGACGCCCGCTGTAAGACAGGGAACGCCCCGGACGCACTCTCGGGAATGCGGTAGCCAACCCGCGCGTCAGAGCTTGATCACCGACGTCCATCAGGCCCCGCCTCCACCTGTGCGCGATATGAGGAGCCGTTCTGCGGAGCGGACGGCTTTCTGCGCACGAAACGGTTGACAGCGGACATCAGAGCGTCATCCCGGCCCCACCTACCAATATGCTCGAGGATCGTCGGAAGTTCGGAGCCTGGAGGGCTCCCACACATGTCGATTTCAGAGTAAGCCTCCGGCGAGTACCGCCTTGTGGCCCGTTCCGCGGCGATGAAGGTTCGACCTTAAGTCGAGACTTAAGGTGATGAGGTCGATGAAGGTCGAAGTGCTCGGGGCGGAACGCCGTCGACGGTGGCGGGACGAGGAGAAGGCGCGGATCGTGGCGGAGACGCTCGGCGGGGCCGAGACGGTGTCCGAAGTGGCGCGGCGTCACGACATCTGCCCAAGCTTAGTGTTCACGTGGCGCCGCCAGGCTCGCGAAGGGCGACTCGGCAGTGTCAGGGACGCTCCGCCGCTTCTGCCGGTGACGATCGAAGGCGACGGCGCCGCGACGGCCTGCGGATCGGATCGATCCCGCCGGG from Prosthecomicrobium sp. N25 encodes:
- a CDS encoding caspase family protein encodes the protein MTFLVAINCFIVPVRGQTIHVFEIYDTHDRVAGPFIEVAAEQIEQFTSTAVPDALGKAYRTVRKVYSGSSFEIDGLRDYLRSVEMFGARDIVLLFYIGHGADDPHSRLPMLWLPDRASGQTQYAAQTIVDELRARRPRTLIAVFEACNVDDNIVPPSPGTVATFDPNQVRSILSNSFGIAIASAQEGQYSFVSSSGGIFSNKFLGLFRAGSSLTLSSFIAAAGSGIKIDLPRQPIQRPWVERLW
- the tnpA gene encoding IS66-like element accessory protein TnpA → MKVEVLGAERRRRWRDEEKARIVAETLGGAETVSEVARRHDICPSLVFTWRRQAREGRLGSVRDAPPLLPVTIEGDGAATACGSDRSRRDCRDFRVWPERLNGIRRGPS